From the genome of Geoalkalibacter ferrihydriticus DSM 17813, one region includes:
- a CDS encoding prepilin-type N-terminal cleavage/methylation domain-containing protein, with product MIPIKSRQGFTLLEVLIALSLFAVGLLAVATLQGTGLRAAGAAELRTQGRAAAKSLAEHLLALPYDHDDLQDVNGNGRAGLDDRDDEDAPADHVWEPPGIARIRVFWNIAEDDPVPGLKTVRILALWQAQGGKQSTTLEFIRAAGF from the coding sequence ATGATACCCATCAAATCTCGACAAGGATTTACCTTACTCGAAGTACTCATCGCCCTGAGTCTGTTTGCCGTTGGGCTGCTGGCCGTCGCCACTTTGCAAGGCACGGGGCTTCGTGCCGCCGGCGCGGCGGAGCTGCGCACCCAGGGACGGGCCGCGGCCAAAAGCCTTGCCGAACACCTGCTGGCGTTGCCCTACGACCATGACGATTTACAGGACGTCAACGGCAACGGCCGCGCCGGACTCGATGACCGCGACGACGAAGATGCACCGGCCGATCACGTTTGGGAACCACCCGGCATCGCAAGAATCCGGGTGTTCTGGAATATCGCCGAAGACGATCCGGTTCCCGGTCTCAAGACGGTGCGGATCCTGGCCCTCTGGCAGGCACAGGGCGGCAAGCAGAGCACCACCCTGGAATTCATTCGCGCAGCGGGGTTCTGA
- a CDS encoding prepilin-type N-terminal cleavage/methylation domain-containing protein: MNSPKRRSRFRFRPRGFTLIEVMLALALTGLAASAIFALYRSHQDAYSANVRLMEDQSRLRAAMAVLTSHLRSAGFDPTERAGAGIVSARTDYLYITRDLGGVGSGPHAGTPDGQLTAPGEHIAFCLYGGDTLGMHSGRSGGGSCSGSGQRAVDRPGMGYHQPLADNLAGISFRYFVSDEDGNLEERAPDPISGEVASPGEIRRIDVSLTTVFILRGQERRRLLSETVYLRNMGP; this comes from the coding sequence ATGAACAGCCCAAAACGAAGGAGCAGATTCCGGTTTCGTCCGCGCGGCTTTACCCTCATCGAAGTGATGTTGGCCCTGGCCCTGACGGGGTTGGCGGCAAGCGCGATCTTCGCGCTGTATCGCAGTCACCAGGACGCTTACTCGGCCAACGTGCGACTCATGGAGGACCAGAGCAGGTTGCGCGCAGCCATGGCCGTTCTCACCAGCCATCTGCGCAGCGCCGGTTTTGACCCTACCGAACGGGCCGGTGCCGGCATTGTCAGTGCCCGCACCGATTACCTCTACATCACCCGCGACCTGGGCGGCGTAGGCTCTGGACCCCATGCCGGCACGCCGGACGGACAACTGACGGCTCCAGGTGAGCATATCGCCTTCTGCCTATACGGCGGCGACACCCTGGGCATGCACAGCGGCAGAAGTGGCGGCGGCAGTTGCTCGGGCAGTGGGCAGAGGGCCGTCGACCGGCCCGGAATGGGTTATCACCAGCCCCTCGCCGACAACCTTGCCGGGATCAGCTTTCGCTACTTTGTCAGCGATGAGGACGGCAATCTGGAGGAACGCGCGCCTGATCCCATCAGCGGCGAGGTTGCATCTCCCGGAGAAATCCGGCGCATCGACGTCAGCCTGACAACGGTCTTCATCTTGCGCGGCCAGGAGCGCCGCCGTTTGCTGAGCGAAACCGTATATTTGCGCAATATGGGACCATGA
- a CDS encoding GspH/FimT family protein, translated as MPMLSGHSRGFTLWESLIVLLILSVIAALSFPNLRHWQIRMQENAEARALLAAFQQARSEAARSNGRAFLEFTPAEEPPAQTRGGYRILATDSAGQLREIQAFTPLRALHLEGVGFAQGSARAGFDFRGMPTHGSGTLSLRSPHNGSVHRLTMTLYGAVRLNP; from the coding sequence ATGCCTATGCTTTCCGGGCATTCCCGGGGCTTTACCCTGTGGGAATCGCTCATTGTTCTGCTAATCCTCTCAGTGATCGCCGCTCTCTCCTTCCCCAATCTGCGCCACTGGCAGATCCGCATGCAGGAAAACGCCGAGGCGCGCGCCCTGCTGGCCGCCTTTCAACAGGCGCGCTCCGAGGCAGCGCGCAGCAACGGGCGCGCCTTCCTCGAATTTACCCCGGCCGAGGAGCCCCCGGCTCAAACGCGCGGCGGCTACCGTATTCTGGCCACGGACAGCGCCGGGCAGTTGCGCGAAATCCAGGCATTTACGCCCCTTCGAGCCTTGCACCTCGAAGGGGTCGGCTTTGCCCAGGGATCGGCGCGCGCCGGGTTTGACTTCCGTGGGATGCCGACTCACGGCAGCGGCACCCTGTCCTTGCGCAGCCCCCATAATGGCTCGGTTCACAGATTGACCATGACTCTCTATGGCGCCGTGCGTCTGAATCCATGA
- a CDS encoding response regulator yields the protein MGVLLIADRDKDGRKQLADFFDNAGYQVVETDSAAQVLLDTFKKEAQVILLSGEFDEIPAADLIPIIKKCNRNLTIILVSNEESLPQIRKLRSEGIFYHALKPVNAADKEELKLAVQCAFANVGSASRQH from the coding sequence ATGGGCGTGCTGCTGATTGCTGACAGAGATAAAGATGGGCGCAAACAGCTTGCGGATTTTTTTGATAATGCCGGCTACCAGGTTGTGGAGACCGACTCGGCGGCTCAGGTGCTTCTCGATACCTTCAAAAAAGAGGCCCAGGTGATACTGCTCAGCGGCGAATTCGATGAAATACCCGCGGCTGACCTGATTCCCATCATCAAAAAATGCAACCGCAACCTCACCATCATTCTGGTGTCCAACGAGGAGTCTTTGCCGCAGATTCGCAAGCTGCGCAGTGAGGGAATCTTTTATCACGCCCTCAAACCGGTCAATGCCGCTGATAAAGAAGAACTTAAACTGGCCGTGCAGTGCGCTTTCGCCAATGTGGGATCGGCATCGCGCCAGCATTAA
- a CDS encoding multiheme c-type cytochrome produces MKIKAKHLVFLFFMYFLAFIALVAVPGGWAADTDHCLMCHGDAGMVGEALYVDGDKFAATRHGDMGCVACHEDAGYEHPDDGMALAAVNCNDCHFDVEKEYNAGIHAGLASCNDCHEPHSVRGPTEVSGYDMNLMCIGCHSVSRMVDSHNRWLPQAGLHIEAVPCITCHTDSEEVVITWYLVKQKQAYGDFVLMSNEELQEVAGERSITELVDRDGDGHVSLAELRAFNTAREFRGLHLVGMMTPEQVSHNFQVLDNRWDCTFCHASGPEAMQVSYLAFPRGDGSFKRLDVERGAALDALYGTPNFYMVGATRNKTMDILGAMIIAGGLVLPVGHGTMRFFTRKNRQGGH; encoded by the coding sequence GTGAAAATCAAAGCGAAACACCTGGTTTTTCTATTTTTTATGTATTTTCTGGCATTTATTGCCCTGGTCGCGGTGCCGGGCGGTTGGGCCGCGGACACGGACCACTGCCTGATGTGTCATGGCGATGCCGGGATGGTGGGCGAGGCCCTGTATGTTGACGGGGATAAGTTCGCCGCCACTCGGCATGGCGACATGGGCTGCGTGGCATGCCACGAGGATGCCGGCTATGAGCATCCCGACGACGGCATGGCCTTGGCCGCGGTCAACTGCAACGACTGCCACTTCGACGTCGAGAAAGAATACAACGCCGGTATCCATGCTGGTCTGGCGAGCTGCAACGATTGCCACGAGCCCCACAGCGTACGTGGACCTACCGAAGTCAGTGGCTACGACATGAACCTGATGTGCATCGGTTGCCACTCGGTGTCGCGCATGGTCGACAGCCACAATCGCTGGCTGCCCCAGGCCGGACTGCATATCGAGGCGGTGCCCTGCATCACCTGCCATACCGATTCGGAAGAGGTGGTCATAACCTGGTACCTGGTCAAGCAGAAGCAGGCCTACGGCGATTTTGTCCTGATGAGCAACGAAGAGTTGCAGGAAGTTGCCGGTGAGCGCAGCATCACCGAACTCGTCGACCGCGACGGCGACGGCCATGTGAGCCTGGCAGAATTGCGTGCTTTCAACACCGCCCGGGAATTTCGCGGTCTGCACCTGGTGGGAATGATGACGCCCGAGCAGGTCAGCCATAACTTTCAGGTACTCGACAACCGCTGGGACTGCACCTTCTGTCACGCCTCCGGGCCCGAGGCGATGCAGGTGAGCTACCTCGCCTTTCCCCGCGGAGACGGCTCCTTCAAGAGGCTTGATGTGGAACGCGGCGCGGCTCTCGATGCCCTCTACGGAACGCCTAATTTCTACATGGTCGGTGCCACCCGCAACAAGACCATGGACATTCTTGGTGCCATGATCATCGCCGGCGGCCTGGTGCTGCCCGTCGGACACGGCACGATGCGCTTCTTTACCCGCAAAAATCGTCAGGGAGGACATTAA
- a CDS encoding cytochrome b/b6 domain-containing protein yields the protein MAQSKYIYLQPTPVRIWHWLNALGFLALILSGIQIRFPEINIFGSYRAAIELHNTAGIVVSVSFCLWLIYYLVISRKLVALYVPTRDDLQYGLFRQAMFYFFNYFRGKPNPHHATPESKFNPMQKSAYLVIMAVLVPLVIVSGLLLLNIGPMRQLVMALGGVKIVVGVHFLLSCCLIAFLFVHVYLATLGQTALAYFKPMWTGWEKVDSDHAEEGH from the coding sequence ATGGCTCAGAGCAAATACATCTACCTGCAACCAACCCCCGTGCGCATCTGGCACTGGCTCAATGCCCTGGGATTCCTGGCCCTGATTCTTTCGGGCATCCAGATCCGCTTTCCGGAAATTAACATCTTCGGCAGCTATCGTGCCGCCATCGAACTGCACAACACCGCGGGCATCGTTGTTTCGGTCAGTTTCTGCCTGTGGCTGATTTACTACCTGGTGATCTCGCGCAAGTTGGTGGCTCTTTACGTGCCGACCCGCGACGATCTGCAGTACGGTCTTTTCCGCCAGGCCATGTTCTATTTCTTCAACTACTTTCGGGGCAAGCCCAATCCCCATCATGCAACGCCCGAGTCCAAGTTCAACCCCATGCAGAAGTCGGCCTATCTGGTCATCATGGCGGTGCTGGTGCCGCTGGTCATCGTCTCGGGCTTGCTGCTGCTCAACATCGGTCCCATGCGCCAACTGGTGATGGCCTTGGGCGGGGTGAAAATCGTGGTCGGCGTGCATTTTCTGCTGTCCTGCTGCCTGATCGCCTTTTTGTTCGTCCATGTGTATCTGGCCACCCTGGGGCAGACCGCGCTGGCTTATTTCAAGCCCATGTGGACCGGTTGGGAAAAAGTGGACAGCGATCATGCCGAAGAGGGCCACTGA